A DNA window from Litorivicinus lipolyticus contains the following coding sequences:
- a CDS encoding sigma-54-dependent transcriptional regulator, with product MSRILLIEDDPALAEALSDILSIQGHRVDHCDTVSAGIAALGEADLVLSDINLGHGPDGFDVLRAAATAAPGTPVVLMTAYSDVRGAVNAIQLGARDYLAKPFKPSDLARIIERHTHASQSEPIAASEAAKQVLLLAKRIAASDATVMVSGASGTGKEVLARYVHQHSKRAGQPFVAINCAAIPDNLLEATLFGYEKGAFTGAVKRMAGKFEQACGGTLLLDEITEMDIALQSKLLRVLQEREVERLGSTQPIAVDVRIIATSNRVLADAVSDGVLREDLYYRLNVMPLAWPVLAERRGDIEPLAQHCLAKHAAQSGVPQPTLSAAAIRRLIAHDWPGNVRELDNVMHRALVLSVNGVVEAADLLMDSAPVTANESAPVELAQSNQLSEWHSLKAALIAENGRKERAAQRLGISPRTLRHKLAKYREQGMTL from the coding sequence ATGAGCCGCATTCTATTGATCGAAGACGATCCGGCTTTAGCCGAGGCACTGTCCGACATACTGTCAATCCAAGGCCATAGGGTCGATCATTGCGACACCGTCAGTGCCGGGATCGCGGCGCTGGGCGAAGCGGACTTGGTGTTGAGCGATATTAATTTGGGTCACGGGCCGGATGGCTTTGATGTACTGCGCGCCGCCGCAACCGCTGCGCCGGGCACACCGGTGGTGTTAATGACCGCCTACAGCGACGTCCGCGGGGCAGTCAATGCGATCCAACTCGGCGCGCGCGATTACTTGGCCAAACCGTTCAAACCCTCAGATCTGGCGCGCATCATCGAGCGCCATACCCATGCCAGTCAAAGCGAGCCGATCGCCGCATCTGAGGCGGCGAAACAGGTGCTGCTATTGGCCAAACGTATCGCCGCCAGCGACGCCACCGTCATGGTCAGCGGCGCGTCCGGCACCGGCAAAGAGGTCCTAGCGCGCTATGTCCACCAGCACTCCAAGCGGGCCGGCCAACCCTTTGTCGCCATCAACTGCGCGGCGATTCCGGACAACCTGTTAGAGGCGACCCTGTTTGGCTACGAAAAAGGTGCTTTTACCGGCGCAGTCAAACGCATGGCCGGTAAGTTCGAACAGGCCTGCGGCGGCACCTTGCTGCTGGACGAGATCACCGAGATGGATATCGCACTGCAATCAAAATTGCTACGGGTGCTGCAAGAACGTGAAGTCGAGCGACTTGGGTCAACCCAGCCGATAGCGGTTGACGTGCGCATCATTGCCACCAGCAACCGGGTGCTGGCGGACGCGGTTAGTGACGGAGTGCTGCGCGAAGACCTCTATTATCGCCTGAATGTAATGCCGCTGGCGTGGCCGGTTTTGGCCGAACGCCGGGGGGACATTGAGCCTTTGGCACAACACTGTTTGGCCAAACATGCGGCCCAATCCGGTGTTCCCCAGCCAACCTTGAGCGCCGCGGCGATTCGCCGTCTGATTGCCCATGACTGGCCGGGCAATGTGCGCGAACTGGACAACGTCATGCACCGCGCGCTGGTGCTGTCGGTCAACGGCGTGGTTGAGGCTGCGGATTTGCTGATGGATTCGGCGCCCGTCACCGCCAACGAATCGGCACCCGTTGAACTGGCCCAGTCCAACCAGCTGTCCGAGTGGCACAGTCTAAAAGCCGCGCTGATCGCCGAGAACGGACGCAAAGAACGCGCCGCGCAACGGTTAGGTATCAGCCCACGCACGCTGCGCCACAAACTGGCGAAATATCGCGAGCAGGGCATGACCCTCTAA
- the fliD gene encoding flagellar filament capping protein FliD yields MAIDFGNTDYKSLIANLVAAERSSRSSIVVSKAETYGSKVDALAAIKTTVSSLGAAAGKLDSSLDFKKFNVTTSTDGYANVISTGSAPPSSLDIEVVAVGKPYRGLSSFDLGGSASTSGTFSLTVGTGASEQTIAIAGATSLQDLASQVNASVDNPGVRLTVINDAAGSSKLYVESTEIGTVNAVTGMSGTGDFGDLGALDTTGFDAASSASIKVNGVTITNDASNTFDSAISGITIEALKATTGVADIPASVQVDVSRDKESVTAAVSAFVLAYNELRSEIREGLSYDVDTQSAGTLYGESRIKQLERELTALMSNTFGLTGGDFTSATQLGISFDKAGNLTLDTDKLDSALDTDFNEVVAMFAGASSGQGVTEGLADVFADMADRYSQFNGYLDSRRTALLDSLDQLQSKQDRIDLQLLGYEAVLVKQFAALEALQSQIEGTSSFLDSQFNGTD; encoded by the coding sequence ATGGCGATCGACTTTGGTAATACCGACTACAAGTCGCTGATCGCAAACCTGGTGGCGGCGGAGCGGAGCTCGCGATCATCCATCGTCGTGAGCAAAGCCGAAACCTATGGCAGCAAGGTCGATGCACTCGCGGCTATTAAAACTACCGTGTCGTCGTTGGGCGCGGCGGCCGGCAAACTGGATTCCTCGCTCGACTTTAAGAAATTCAACGTCACCACCTCGACCGACGGCTATGCCAACGTAATTTCCACCGGCTCTGCGCCGCCCAGCAGTCTAGATATCGAAGTGGTGGCGGTCGGCAAACCTTACCGTGGCTTGTCGTCATTTGACTTGGGCGGATCTGCATCGACCAGTGGCACCTTCTCGTTGACGGTTGGCACGGGGGCGAGCGAGCAAACCATTGCGATTGCCGGCGCTACGTCGCTGCAGGACCTGGCGAGCCAAGTCAACGCATCAGTAGACAATCCTGGCGTCCGCTTGACGGTGATCAACGATGCGGCCGGATCTTCAAAGTTATATGTTGAAAGTACCGAAATCGGTACCGTCAATGCCGTGACCGGGATGAGTGGAACGGGTGATTTTGGTGATCTTGGCGCGCTCGACACGACCGGTTTTGACGCGGCATCCAGCGCCTCGATCAAGGTCAACGGGGTCACCATCACCAATGACGCGAGCAACACGTTTGACAGTGCCATTTCCGGCATCACGATCGAAGCGCTTAAAGCAACCACGGGGGTGGCTGACATTCCGGCCAGCGTCCAAGTCGACGTTAGCCGAGATAAGGAAAGCGTCACCGCCGCCGTCAGCGCTTTTGTGCTGGCCTACAATGAACTTCGTTCCGAAATCCGTGAGGGCCTTAGCTACGACGTGGACACTCAGTCCGCCGGCACGCTTTACGGCGAAAGCCGTATCAAGCAATTAGAGCGCGAACTGACGGCATTAATGAGCAACACCTTTGGCCTGACCGGTGGCGACTTTACCAGCGCTACACAGCTTGGCATCAGCTTCGATAAAGCCGGCAACCTAACGCTAGATACTGACAAGCTCGACAGTGCATTGGACACCGACTTCAATGAAGTGGTCGCCATGTTTGCCGGCGCCTCGTCGGGCCAAGGGGTCACCGAGGGGTTGGCCGACGTATTCGCCGACATGGCCGATCGATACAGCCAATTTAATGGCTACCTAGACAGCCGCCGCACGGCACTGCTGGACTCACTGGACCAGCTTCAATCCAAGCAGGACCGCATCGACCTGCAGTTACTGGGCTATGAAGCCGTGCTGGTTAAGCAGTTCGCGGCGCTCGAAGCGCTGCAGTCTCAGATCGAGGGCACGTCAAGCTTTCTCGACAGTCAGTTCAACGGTACAGACTAA
- a CDS encoding flagellar protein FlaG: MKPVAQPNVAPTPADAPSQMQLDQVVRKIRSALDRPDLKVGLAVDNNTDRLVILVTNPDSGELIKTIPSEEALARSERMEEMRNLLISDQA, from the coding sequence GTGAAACCGGTAGCACAGCCTAATGTGGCGCCTACACCGGCGGACGCACCGTCGCAGATGCAGCTGGATCAAGTGGTCAGAAAAATTCGGTCGGCATTAGATCGTCCGGATCTTAAAGTTGGCCTTGCAGTCGATAACAACACCGATCGGCTGGTGATCTTGGTGACCAACCCGGACTCCGGCGAACTGATCAAGACTATTCCGTCTGAGGAAGCCTTAGCGCGCTCGGAACGCATGGAAGAAATGCGGAATCTGCTAATCAGCGACCAGGCTTAA
- a CDS encoding flagellin N-terminal helical domain-containing protein: MALYIGTNSASLSAQRSLISSQNNLQTSFERLSSGSRINSAADDAAGLAIASRLKAQASGLQVAQRNAANGISLVETADSALGTMTDLLTRGRDLVLQYSDGTLSTSDKSAIDAELADINTELDRVRTKSTFAGVNLLDGSFPDGAEVSNLGTGVSIAIDAAGTTVSVALDSTLGSYSFTTGNESVGDSAAAAGDAAQALTNATTVATFDTYMNAVNKARAEFGALANTFQSAIENLAAIEQGVTAAAGRIMDTDFARESAELAKNQILQQAGTSILAQANQSTQSVLSLLQ, from the coding sequence ATGGCACTTTACATCGGTACTAATTCAGCCAGCCTGTCAGCGCAGCGCAGTCTGATCAGTTCGCAAAACAACCTTCAGACCAGTTTTGAGCGCTTGTCATCGGGCAGCCGCATTAACAGCGCAGCTGATGACGCCGCCGGGCTCGCAATCGCCAGCCGCCTAAAGGCCCAGGCCAGCGGGCTTCAGGTCGCTCAACGTAACGCCGCCAACGGCATATCCCTGGTCGAAACCGCCGATTCGGCGCTGGGCACCATGACGGATTTGCTGACACGTGGGCGTGATTTGGTCCTGCAGTACTCAGACGGCACCCTCAGCACCTCAGACAAGTCCGCCATCGATGCCGAGCTCGCTGACATCAACACCGAACTTGACCGTGTCCGCACGAAATCTACCTTTGCCGGGGTCAACTTGTTGGACGGATCGTTTCCGGACGGGGCGGAGGTGTCTAACCTAGGCACCGGCGTATCCATCGCCATTGATGCAGCCGGCACCACCGTGTCTGTGGCTCTGGATTCCACGTTAGGCAGTTACTCATTCACCACCGGAAACGAATCGGTCGGTGACAGTGCGGCCGCGGCGGGTGATGCCGCGCAGGCACTGACCAACGCCACCACGGTGGCCACATTTGACACCTACATGAACGCGGTTAACAAGGCCCGCGCCGAATTCGGCGCCTTGGCGAACACCTTTCAGTCCGCGATCGAAAACTTGGCTGCGATCGAGCAGGGTGTGACCGCCGCTGCGGGACGGATCATGGACACTGACTTTGCTCGGGAATCGGCGGAACTCGCCAAAAATCAGATTTTACAACAGGCCGGAACCTCCATTCTGGCGCAGGCCAATCAATCAACGCAGTCGGTGCTGAGCTTGCTCCAGTAA
- a CDS encoding sigma-54 dependent transcriptional regulator encodes MAHQHALLLIDNDAASARDRSLLMDFVGESYALAESHNWEECAAPIGGIENVRMTIISRVSHSKLAPLLTAILDADPTMPFVRIGDHDLSGVSDPVRRACIARIDEKGGYNQWVDATHRAQVYREHLARAASTERREVHLFRSLVGTSRVICDVREMMGRVADSDATVLVLGESGTGKEVVARNLHYNSSRKDKPFVPVNCGAIPAELLESELFGHEKGAFTGAFSARTGRFELAQGGTLFLDEIGDMPLTMQVKLLRVLQERTFERVGGNKVIKADVRIIAATHRNLEDMVRDGKFREDLYYRLNVFPIEMPALRQRTEDLPLLLQDLMRRLETEGRGSIKFNSVALMSLTHHAWPGNVRELANLIERLAIMHPYGVIGLKELPTKFRYIEDDDAEEAAIIEAAKTQGARASVSTDPSAGHTLPVTGMDLKHYLADIEKTLIEQALDDAHGVVARAAERLKLRRTTLVEKMRKYELSAEK; translated from the coding sequence ATGGCCCACCAACATGCACTCTTGCTGATCGACAACGACGCTGCCAGCGCACGTGACCGCTCCTTGCTCATGGACTTTGTCGGTGAATCCTATGCACTCGCCGAATCCCATAATTGGGAAGAGTGCGCGGCGCCCATCGGCGGCATTGAAAACGTCCGCATGACCATCATTAGCCGCGTTTCACATTCAAAATTGGCGCCACTGCTGACTGCGATTTTAGACGCCGACCCGACCATGCCGTTCGTCCGCATCGGCGATCATGACCTATCCGGCGTCTCGGACCCGGTCAGACGTGCCTGCATCGCACGGATTGACGAAAAAGGCGGGTACAACCAATGGGTCGACGCCACCCACCGCGCCCAGGTCTACCGCGAACACCTGGCACGCGCGGCTAGCACCGAACGCCGCGAAGTGCACCTGTTTCGATCCTTAGTCGGCACCAGCCGCGTCATCTGCGATGTCCGTGAAATGATGGGCCGAGTCGCCGATTCCGACGCCACCGTCTTGGTGTTGGGTGAATCCGGCACCGGCAAGGAAGTCGTTGCGCGCAACCTGCACTACAACAGCAGCCGCAAAGACAAACCCTTTGTACCGGTCAACTGCGGGGCGATACCGGCCGAGCTGCTAGAGTCCGAACTGTTTGGTCACGAAAAGGGCGCCTTTACCGGGGCCTTCAGCGCGCGGACCGGGCGTTTCGAGCTGGCCCAGGGCGGCACCTTATTTTTAGATGAGATCGGTGATATGCCGCTGACCATGCAGGTCAAGTTGTTGCGGGTTTTGCAGGAACGCACCTTTGAACGCGTCGGCGGCAACAAGGTCATCAAGGCCGATGTGCGCATTATTGCGGCCACTCACCGCAACCTGGAAGACATGGTCCGCGACGGAAAATTCCGCGAAGACCTGTATTACCGCCTTAACGTATTCCCAATTGAAATGCCGGCATTGCGTCAGCGCACCGAGGACTTGCCACTGTTATTGCAGGATCTGATGCGACGGCTGGAAACCGAGGGCCGTGGCAGTATTAAATTTAACAGCGTGGCGCTAATGAGCCTGACCCACCACGCCTGGCCCGGTAACGTGCGCGAGCTGGCTAACCTGATAGAGCGGTTGGCGATCATGCATCCGTATGGGGTCATTGGCCTCAAAGAATTGCCGACCAAGTTCCGTTATATCGAAGACGATGATGCCGAAGAAGCGGCCATTATTGAGGCGGCCAAGACTCAGGGCGCGCGCGCCTCGGTCAGCACCGATCCCAGCGCCGGGCACACCTTGCCGGTCACTGGCATGGACTTGAAACACTACCTGGCGGACATTGAAAAGACCCTGATCGAGCAGGCCCTGGACGACGCCCACGGCGTTGTCGCACGGGCCGCCGAGCGTCTGAAGCTGCGCCGAACTACGCTGGTCGAAAAAATGCGCAAATACGAACTTAGCGCCGAAAAATAG
- the fliE gene encoding flagellar hook-basal body complex protein FliE: MVERADISSVLTQIRSMQSQMPRPEGVTSPIKPGVNGVSSTQKTNAPGFGEMMTNAINEVNGLSKSSGELQNSYMRGDEGVDLARVMIAMNKSSVATEALIQGRNRLVQAYESIMKMPI; this comes from the coding sequence ATGGTTGAACGCGCCGACATTTCTAGTGTGTTAACCCAGATCCGGAGCATGCAGTCGCAAATGCCGCGACCCGAGGGCGTCACCTCCCCGATCAAACCGGGCGTCAACGGTGTCTCTTCGACGCAAAAAACCAACGCTCCCGGGTTCGGTGAAATGATGACGAATGCCATCAACGAAGTGAACGGCCTCTCAAAATCCTCTGGCGAACTGCAGAACTCGTACATGCGCGGTGACGAAGGTGTCGACCTGGCGCGCGTTATGATCGCGATGAACAAATCCAGTGTCGCCACGGAAGCGCTGATCCAAGGGCGTAATCGCCTGGTTCAAGCATACGAATCCATCATGAAAATGCCCATTTAA
- a CDS encoding ATP-binding protein, protein MSNLAVLTPTQSNSRFDSLIHVLPDAVLVVGADGRVEQQNPAAFELLGTSLLGDLWSDAIGHLFAPKPDDGHEISLANGRQVSLKTVALPAGDGQLVVMTDMSQTRALQRARAHQDRLAQMGQMAASLAHQIRTPLSTAMLYAEQLNAPHLMADQRKRFAGRLSASLSGLSAQLDDMLSYSRGELKRDDRLSVSEFWRALRTSIGSQLPATARATYALDDSLRPIQIAKSALTGALLNLVRNSIQVADGRGRLLQLMLRGRIEGDTLVLTLTDNAGGLQGINARELMQPFKTARKGGTGLGLCVADGIIQAHQGSLHIREIGDGVRVDVRVPLEVG, encoded by the coding sequence ATGTCCAATTTAGCAGTGCTGACACCGACGCAGTCCAACTCGCGCTTCGATTCGCTGATCCATGTATTGCCCGACGCGGTATTGGTGGTCGGTGCGGATGGTCGTGTTGAGCAACAAAACCCAGCCGCGTTTGAATTGCTCGGCACCAGCCTCCTCGGTGACCTGTGGTCCGACGCGATCGGCCACTTATTCGCCCCCAAGCCCGATGATGGCCACGAAATATCCTTGGCCAATGGCCGCCAGGTGTCCCTGAAAACGGTTGCGCTCCCGGCCGGTGATGGTCAGCTGGTGGTCATGACGGACATGAGTCAAACCCGAGCGCTGCAACGCGCGCGCGCTCATCAAGACCGGCTCGCGCAGATGGGCCAGATGGCCGCGTCCTTGGCTCACCAAATTCGAACACCGCTATCGACAGCGATGTTGTACGCCGAACAATTAAATGCGCCACACCTGATGGCCGACCAGCGTAAACGCTTTGCCGGCCGGCTGTCCGCCAGCCTCAGCGGCCTGTCGGCGCAGCTGGACGACATGCTCAGCTATTCCCGGGGCGAGTTAAAACGTGACGATAGGCTGAGCGTTAGTGAATTTTGGCGCGCACTGCGCACCAGCATTGGCAGTCAGTTACCCGCCACCGCACGCGCCACCTATGCGCTGGATGACAGTTTACGCCCGATTCAGATCGCCAAAAGCGCGCTGACCGGTGCACTGCTCAATCTGGTGCGTAACAGCATTCAAGTCGCCGACGGGCGGGGCCGTCTGTTGCAGCTAATGCTGCGTGGGCGGATCGAGGGCGACACCTTGGTGCTGACCTTGACGGATAACGCCGGCGGCCTGCAGGGGATTAATGCGCGCGAGTTGATGCAGCCCTTCAAAACAGCCCGTAAGGGCGGTACGGGTTTGGGGCTATGTGTCGCCGACGGCATTATCCAGGCCCACCAAGGCAGTCTGCACATCCGCGAGATCGGTGATGGCGTTCGGGTCGACGTGCGTGTGCCGCTGGAGGTTGGATGA
- the fliS gene encoding flagellar export chaperone FliS, with product MTGTLAAKAYSNVNVSSQSGASKSRLILMLLDGALARMGAGEAAIQRKDFEAKATNLTRAMDITLALKASLDMESGGKLARNLKNVYDFVERTLLLVIARNDLEKLAQCRLHLNTIREGWVTVVDSELNPG from the coding sequence GTGACTGGAACACTTGCAGCCAAGGCCTACTCGAATGTAAATGTCAGCAGCCAATCGGGGGCCAGCAAATCGCGTTTAATCTTAATGCTATTAGACGGCGCTCTTGCGCGAATGGGCGCGGGTGAAGCGGCAATCCAGCGCAAGGACTTCGAAGCCAAGGCGACCAATTTGACCCGGGCGATGGACATTACGCTGGCATTGAAAGCGAGCTTGGATATGGAATCAGGCGGCAAGTTGGCCAGAAACCTCAAAAACGTATACGACTTCGTCGAACGGACTTTGCTACTGGTAATCGCACGCAACGACCTCGAAAAACTAGCCCAGTGTCGCCTGCACCTCAACACTATTCGCGAAGGGTGGGTCACGGTTGTCGATTCTGAACTTAACCCAGGCTAA